A genome region from Hemitrygon akajei chromosome 14, sHemAka1.3, whole genome shotgun sequence includes the following:
- the socs2 gene encoding suppressor of cytokine signaling 2 isoform X5, which produces MVAPLPHWLCSILLHVRLLTSVRWYWGALNANEANEKLKEAAEGTFLVRDSSHRDYFLTISVKTVWGPTNLRIEYQDGKFRLDSVILAKPKLQQFDSVVHLVEYYVILCQMIQNAQHLAPQNRSVQLQLTKPLYNKTPTLQHFCRINIHRATKRIHELPLPSKLKKYLLEYKYQV; this is translated from the exons ATGGTCGCCCCGTTACCACATTGGCTCTGCTCAATTCTTTTACACGTTCGTTTGTTAACAAGTGTGA GGTGGTACTGGGGAGCTCTTAATGCAAATGAAGCAAATGAGAAGTTAAAGGAAGCTGCTGAAGGAACATTTCTGGTGAGGGATAGTTCACATCGTGATTATTTTCTCACCATCTCTGTAAAAACTGTTTGGGGACCAACCAACCTGAGAATTGAATACCAAGATGGCAAATTCAGATTGGACTCAGTGATTCTTGCAAAACCAAAACTGCAGCAGTTTGACAGTGTGGTCCACTTGGTGGAATACTACGTGATCTTATGTCAGATGATACAGAATGCCCAGCATCTGGCACCACAGAACAGAAGTGTCCAGCTGCAGCTGACCAAACCACTGTATAACAAGACTCCCACTCTGCAACACTTCTGCCGAATTAATATCCATAGAGCAACCAAAAGGATTCATGAACTTCCTTTACCAAGCAAACTGAAGAAGTACTTGTTGGAATACAAGTATcaggtttaa
- the socs2 gene encoding suppressor of cytokine signaling 2 isoform X3: MTCQEASDDVNSMRTDRGPQRASRAPESDQDRISVAMADLRRTGWYWGALNANEANEKLKEAAEGTFLVRDSSHRDYFLTISVKTVWGPTNLRIEYQDGKFRLDSVILAKPKLQQFDSVVHLVEYYVILCQMIQNAQHLAPQNRSVQLQLTKPLYNKTPTLQHFCRINIHRATKRIHELPLPSKLKKYLLEYKYQV, translated from the exons ATGACTTGCCAAGAGGCGTCGGACGATGTCAACTCGATGCGGACTGACCGGGGTCCTCAGCGTGCGTCGAGGGCGCCGGAAAGCGACCAGGACCGCATTTCGGTGGCCATGGCTGATCTTCGAAGGACAG GGTGGTACTGGGGAGCTCTTAATGCAAATGAAGCAAATGAGAAGTTAAAGGAAGCTGCTGAAGGAACATTTCTGGTGAGGGATAGTTCACATCGTGATTATTTTCTCACCATCTCTGTAAAAACTGTTTGGGGACCAACCAACCTGAGAATTGAATACCAAGATGGCAAATTCAGATTGGACTCAGTGATTCTTGCAAAACCAAAACTGCAGCAGTTTGACAGTGTGGTCCACTTGGTGGAATACTACGTGATCTTATGTCAGATGATACAGAATGCCCAGCATCTGGCACCACAGAACAGAAGTGTCCAGCTGCAGCTGACCAAACCACTGTATAACAAGACTCCCACTCTGCAACACTTCTGCCGAATTAATATCCATAGAGCAACCAAAAGGATTCATGAACTTCCTTTACCAAGCAAACTGAAGAAGTACTTGTTGGAATACAAGTATcaggtttaa
- the socs2 gene encoding suppressor of cytokine signaling 2 isoform X6 gives MAQTGWYWGALNANEANEKLKEAAEGTFLVRDSSHRDYFLTISVKTVWGPTNLRIEYQDGKFRLDSVILAKPKLQQFDSVVHLVEYYVILCQMIQNAQHLAPQNRSVQLQLTKPLYNKTPTLQHFCRINIHRATKRIHELPLPSKLKKYLLEYKYQV, from the exons ATGGCTCAGACAG GGTGGTACTGGGGAGCTCTTAATGCAAATGAAGCAAATGAGAAGTTAAAGGAAGCTGCTGAAGGAACATTTCTGGTGAGGGATAGTTCACATCGTGATTATTTTCTCACCATCTCTGTAAAAACTGTTTGGGGACCAACCAACCTGAGAATTGAATACCAAGATGGCAAATTCAGATTGGACTCAGTGATTCTTGCAAAACCAAAACTGCAGCAGTTTGACAGTGTGGTCCACTTGGTGGAATACTACGTGATCTTATGTCAGATGATACAGAATGCCCAGCATCTGGCACCACAGAACAGAAGTGTCCAGCTGCAGCTGACCAAACCACTGTATAACAAGACTCCCACTCTGCAACACTTCTGCCGAATTAATATCCATAGAGCAACCAAAAGGATTCATGAACTTCCTTTACCAAGCAAACTGAAGAAGTACTTGTTGGAATACAAGTATcaggtttaa
- the socs2 gene encoding suppressor of cytokine signaling 2 isoform X2: protein MGLTVSFLTRGGSFSQSHESIERTLPTPSGKNAFSNEPRFSKHRCPAGWYWGALNANEANEKLKEAAEGTFLVRDSSHRDYFLTISVKTVWGPTNLRIEYQDGKFRLDSVILAKPKLQQFDSVVHLVEYYVILCQMIQNAQHLAPQNRSVQLQLTKPLYNKTPTLQHFCRINIHRATKRIHELPLPSKLKKYLLEYKYQV from the exons ATGGGGCTGACTGTCAGTTTCCTCACACGCGGGGGTTCATTTTCCCAATCTCATGAATCTATTGAAAGGACTCTGCCCACGCCGTCTGGTAAAAATGCCTTCAGTAATGAACCTCGATTTTCCAAGCATAGATGTCCCGCAG GGTGGTACTGGGGAGCTCTTAATGCAAATGAAGCAAATGAGAAGTTAAAGGAAGCTGCTGAAGGAACATTTCTGGTGAGGGATAGTTCACATCGTGATTATTTTCTCACCATCTCTGTAAAAACTGTTTGGGGACCAACCAACCTGAGAATTGAATACCAAGATGGCAAATTCAGATTGGACTCAGTGATTCTTGCAAAACCAAAACTGCAGCAGTTTGACAGTGTGGTCCACTTGGTGGAATACTACGTGATCTTATGTCAGATGATACAGAATGCCCAGCATCTGGCACCACAGAACAGAAGTGTCCAGCTGCAGCTGACCAAACCACTGTATAACAAGACTCCCACTCTGCAACACTTCTGCCGAATTAATATCCATAGAGCAACCAAAAGGATTCATGAACTTCCTTTACCAAGCAAACTGAAGAAGTACTTGTTGGAATACAAGTATcaggtttaa
- the socs2 gene encoding suppressor of cytokine signaling 2 isoform X1: MVKTNKLLLVYFSNGASEVVQGSEKDCQDMFKTNLWQDTETFVKGKRTWATHSWQGWYWGALNANEANEKLKEAAEGTFLVRDSSHRDYFLTISVKTVWGPTNLRIEYQDGKFRLDSVILAKPKLQQFDSVVHLVEYYVILCQMIQNAQHLAPQNRSVQLQLTKPLYNKTPTLQHFCRINIHRATKRIHELPLPSKLKKYLLEYKYQV; this comes from the exons ATGGTGAAAACCAACAAACTTCTACTAGTATACTTCTCGAACGGAGCAAGTGAAGTGGTCCAGGGCTCTGAAAAGGATTGCCAAGATATGTTCAAAACCAATCTGTGGCAGGACACAGAAACATTTGTGAAGGGCAAACGCACATGGGCGACACACAGCTGGCAAG GGTGGTACTGGGGAGCTCTTAATGCAAATGAAGCAAATGAGAAGTTAAAGGAAGCTGCTGAAGGAACATTTCTGGTGAGGGATAGTTCACATCGTGATTATTTTCTCACCATCTCTGTAAAAACTGTTTGGGGACCAACCAACCTGAGAATTGAATACCAAGATGGCAAATTCAGATTGGACTCAGTGATTCTTGCAAAACCAAAACTGCAGCAGTTTGACAGTGTGGTCCACTTGGTGGAATACTACGTGATCTTATGTCAGATGATACAGAATGCCCAGCATCTGGCACCACAGAACAGAAGTGTCCAGCTGCAGCTGACCAAACCACTGTATAACAAGACTCCCACTCTGCAACACTTCTGCCGAATTAATATCCATAGAGCAACCAAAAGGATTCATGAACTTCCTTTACCAAGCAAACTGAAGAAGTACTTGTTGGAATACAAGTATcaggtttaa
- the socs2 gene encoding suppressor of cytokine signaling 2 isoform X4, which translates to MGRNGRPVTTLALLNSFTRSFVNKWWYWGALNANEANEKLKEAAEGTFLVRDSSHRDYFLTISVKTVWGPTNLRIEYQDGKFRLDSVILAKPKLQQFDSVVHLVEYYVILCQMIQNAQHLAPQNRSVQLQLTKPLYNKTPTLQHFCRINIHRATKRIHELPLPSKLKKYLLEYKYQV; encoded by the exons ATGGGACGGAATGGTCGCCCCGTTACCACATTGGCTCTGCTCAATTCTTTTACACGTTCGTTTGTTAACAAGT GGTGGTACTGGGGAGCTCTTAATGCAAATGAAGCAAATGAGAAGTTAAAGGAAGCTGCTGAAGGAACATTTCTGGTGAGGGATAGTTCACATCGTGATTATTTTCTCACCATCTCTGTAAAAACTGTTTGGGGACCAACCAACCTGAGAATTGAATACCAAGATGGCAAATTCAGATTGGACTCAGTGATTCTTGCAAAACCAAAACTGCAGCAGTTTGACAGTGTGGTCCACTTGGTGGAATACTACGTGATCTTATGTCAGATGATACAGAATGCCCAGCATCTGGCACCACAGAACAGAAGTGTCCAGCTGCAGCTGACCAAACCACTGTATAACAAGACTCCCACTCTGCAACACTTCTGCCGAATTAATATCCATAGAGCAACCAAAAGGATTCATGAACTTCCTTTACCAAGCAAACTGAAGAAGTACTTGTTGGAATACAAGTATcaggtttaa